One window of the Misgurnus anguillicaudatus chromosome 8, ASM2758022v2, whole genome shotgun sequence genome contains the following:
- the cenps gene encoding centromere protein S, with product MEEDDAQKQRLKAAVHYTVGRLCQHIASDCEKQITKQTIAAIAETAFRQCDIFAKDLEAFARHAKRNTVTVDDVKLTARRSTALSNYIQQKSEELALNNQELKEKRKKNAAKRKSKEMGAEDDNEVED from the exons ATGGAGGAGGATGATGCACAAAAGCAG AGACTTAAAGCTGCTGTTCATTACACCGTCGGCCGCCTCTGTCAACACATCGCCTCAGACTGCGAGAAACAAATCACTAAACAGACAATAGCTGCTATAGCCGAGACTGCATTCAGACAGTGCG ATATATTTGCCAAGGACCTAGAAGCTTTTGCCAG gcaTGCAAAACGAAACACTGTTACAGTGGATGATGTGAAGCTTACAGCTAGGAGAAGCACTGCATTG TCAAACTACATCCAGCAAAAAAGTGAAGAACTGGCTTTAAACAACCAAGAACTAAAGGagaagaggaagaagaatgCTGCAAAGAGGAAGAGTAAAGAGATGGGAGCTGAGGATGACAATGAGGTTGAAGATTAA
- the tardbpb gene encoding TAR DNA-binding protein 43, with protein sequence MAEMYIRVAEEENEEPMEIPSEDDGTVLLSTVAAQFPGACGLRYRSPVSQCMRGVRLVDGILHAPENGWGNLVYVVNYPKETVLPDNKRKMEEIDASSATKIKRGDQKTSDLIVLGLPWKTSEQDLKDYFSTFGDVIMVQVKRDVKTGNSKGFGFVRFAEWECQTKVMSQRHMIDGRWCDCKLPNSKQGLDEPMRSRKVFVGRCTEDMSADELRQFFMQYGEVTDVFIPKPFRAFAFVTFADDQVAAALCGEDLIIKGVSVHISNAEPKHNNTRQMMERAGRFGNGFGGQGFGGNRGAMGGSSSSLGNFGNFNLNPAMMAAAQAALQSSWGMMGMLAQQNQSGTSGANTSGTASTRDQPQTYSSGNSNYGSTSAALGWGSGSNSGTGGSGFNSSFGTSMESKSSGWGM encoded by the exons ATGGCCGAGATGTACATTCGTGTCGCGGAGGAGGAGAACGAGGAGCCGATGGAGATCCCATCGGAGGACGACGGCACGGTACTGCTGTCCACGGTCGCCGCGCAGTTTCCAGGCGCGTGCGGCCTGCGATACCGGAGCCCCGTGTCTCAATGCATGAGGGGTGTGCGGCTGGTGGACGGAATCCTGCACGCTCCCGAGAACGGCTGGGGAAACCTGGTCTATGTGGTAAATTATCCTAAAG AAACCGTTCTGCCAGATAATAAGAGGAAGATGGAAGAGATCGATGCTTCATCTGCAACAAAGATCAAGAGAGGAGACCAGAAAACTTCGGATCTGATCGTGTTGGGTTTGCCATGGAAAACTTCAGAACAAGATTTAAAGGACTACTTCAGTACATTTGGGGACGTCATCATGGTGCAG GTCAAGCGGGATGTAAAAACTGGAAATTCGAAAGGATTTGGATTTGTAAGGTTTGCAGAGTGGGAGTGTCAGACGAAGGTGATGTCACAGCGGCACATGATTGATGGCAGGTGGTGTGACTGCAAACTACCAAACTCCAAG CAAGGTCTTGATGAACCAATGAGAAGCAGGAAGGTGTTTGTGGGCCGTTGCACAGAGGACATGAGTGCTGATGAGCTCCGTCAGTTCTTCATGCAGTACGGGGAGGTCACGGACGTCTTCATTCCCAAACCCTTCAGGGCATTTGCCTTCGTCACCTTTGCGGACGACCAAGTTGCCGCTGCGCTGTGCGGAGAGGATCTGATCATCAAAGGAGTCAGCGTCCACATCTCTAACGCAGAGCCGAAACACAACAACACTAGACAGATGATGGAGCGGGCGGGACGCTTCGGCAACGGGTTCGGGGGACAGGGTTTCGGAGGGAACCGTGGTGCCATGGGGGGTAGCTCCAGCAGTTTGGGGAATTTCGGAAATTTCAACCTCAACCCGGCCATGATGGCAGCAGCCCAGGCCGCCCTGCAAAGCAGCTGGGGCATGATGGGAATGTTAGCTCAGCAGAATCAGTCGGGGACGTCCGGCGCCAACACGAGCGGCACGGCCTCCACTCGGGACCAGCCCCAAACGTACAGCTCCGGAAACAGCAACTACGGCAGCACCTCGGCCGCTCTCGGTTGGGGCTCCGGGTCCAACTCGGGGACTGGTGGTAGTGGGTTTAACTCGAGCTTTGGTACTAGTATGGAGTCTAAGTCGTCGGGGTGGGGTATGTAA